The following nucleotide sequence is from Trifolium pratense cultivar HEN17-A07 linkage group LG2, ARS_RC_1.1, whole genome shotgun sequence.
TTTAtctctaaaataaatttaaattatatgcAGTAATATTGATATATTAGTagataatatttaattttaatttttgctaGGCCAAACTTCAAGAAATGGTTGAAATTGAGGAAAATGGTACATAAGCATTTGAAGTTGTTTTTGGGAAGGAGCATACTGGCATTTCAAGAAGATGCATTTTCGCATTAATTTTCTCCATTGGCAACTGATTTGGATGGTTTTTTTGCTAGGCGCATACTTGAAGTGTTAAATTTCATATATGTGACATTTTGTTTACCATATGCGTCAAAGTATTAAACTACATTAGATATTTTGTCTACTGTtttgtatttgatttttaacATGTTACGTTTctgtatcaattttttatttggcaCATTATATATCTTTGTTAAATTATATGGCTAATCGAAGAGCTGATTTGAAATTGCAGTGTGTTGTGTATGTAATTAATTAACGGATTATAAATTATTGAGTGTTTAATTATAATGATTTGTCTAATATAGCCAATTTAAATGCAAAATTATATCGAAACATGTTGCCTATGATATATGCAACACTTTTCAGGTGTCTACGATTACCATATATTATCATGCCTACAGGCTACAACATATACTGCTACAATCAGAAAATGTTGCCTATACGAATAGGGAAACACGTAAAACCTGTTCCCTTTGCTTAACCTTTAGGCGACATGCACAAATTGTAAACAAAGATGGCAACACTTATCAATGGTTACCTAAAGTTTGCTAACAAACTATTCCCTATTATCGATAGCTCAGGCGACGGTTTTCGAAAGTGTGGCTAGAAAGTGCAAAAACTGTAACCTTAAACAATAGGTAACGCTCGCTTATAAAACGGTTGAAAATTGTTCCCTATACCTTTTGGTTACAGTTTTCATGGTTTAGGCTACACTTTTGAACTGTTGTCGAAAAgcaaaaatgttgtagtgaGAATTAATGGAAGGGTGTTTTAGAATAGTaactcttagaattgagagttgacCTAATTCAATTATATAAAACCAGCTTATAAAGTGAGAATTGTCTTTactttaaaaacaaatattcaggtcatctcgcatCGATGTGAGATTTCTTAACACACACCCTCGTGCCTAATACTGTTGGGCTTGGAGCGCAGATATAAATGATAGATGGTCTAATCAGAACTTGATAGCAGGCGGCCCAACGAATCGtggagagactctgataccCTCTTATAACTGAGtttttgggcctaactcaaccctacaaaaccagtTTGTAAGGTGATGGttgcctctactttataaacacatattcagaccaTCTCATAAACGATATAAGACTTCTTAAATAGGAACATTAAATGTGCACaaaataacttttatttataattgtgtCCAACATATTTCAACATGTACCTGATTAGCAAAACCAACACCACAACCAAGTAAGATTCTTCCAACAATGAGCATGGCAAGGTTTTGAGCAGCAACATTGAAGATAACTCCACCAATGAAGAAAAAGCCTGCAATCAACATGGTGATTCTTCTCCCCAACACTCGAGTGGTATAGGATGCAAAGAAAGTGGCAGTTAAACCGGCTAGATACAAGGAAGATGTAAATAACTGCAATCCTTGGTTGTCGTATTTGCAGTAACTACTGTCTAATCCTATTTTTAGCTCTGTCTTTCTATATACTTCTGGGAAGAACTTCTTCAAGAATGGTGGCATAGCTGTCACACCACCTGTCaccacaagacttttttttttagtctatAGTACcattgtattttaattttgaaccAAAATGGAAACTAGGTTATGATTATAGGGTTAAATATCTTTTTGtcactataaaataatagtctTTTAAGTTTAGTCCTTACTTAATATTTACTATATTTGTAATCCctataaatattttcttacACATAATTTTAGTCCCTGCTAAAACTAAAGttgtttaattatcattaaactCTTTAAATTTTTGAACGATTTTTCATGTGctgtttaaaatatcatataaaatttgtttactaaaatttaatttttttttaacatgatatgaattaaatatgGATTTTTTAAACCGCAAAAATTTAAGATAAAAATAACGAAAATCATgacctagaaatcaaatttttagcTCATTTTTTCTGGAGGAACTTTTTATGATGTTCTAAACATACTTgcgaaaaaaaatcattcaaaaatacaaGTTAACTTAACTGTAGGGAGCAAAATAACGTGCATTAATTTTTCaggtattaaaaaatataataaaaattaagtaaggaCTAAACTTAGAAGGTCGTCATTTTGTaggaactaaaaacatatttaacccttaattatataattaaaaaatatatgaaaaatattattctatTAAAAAAGAGCAACAGACTAATACAATTGTtaggataaaattaatatttcattgATATCttagaataatatataaaaatattattgattgctaagataatttatttttttatgatttttttttaaatgagttGGATCTCAAAACTCACAGATAGGTGATAGATCGGCAACAGAAGAAGTTGCACCCACCTTTATAGAATAAGTTAATTCTTTATTAACTGAACCAACTTTCGTTAAATTACATTGTAGAAAAATTGACTGTGTTATTAACTTGTTAAAGTTTAATTTATGGCATTTTTTCGTTTACAAATGgcatgtttgttttttgttgaaGGAACAAATGGCATGTTTGTTGTTAATAGAAACTGTATGGTATATATAACTTTGGAAATTAGTAGTATTATATGGAGAAACGGTTCACATGCGAACGGAGGGAATTTAGTttaaatgtttttcttttctttcattagtaatttttttaatctacgtaaaataattatagaaggaaaatatattttatagaagaAGGAACAAAAGAAGCgaagaaagaaggaaaaaaaaaaagtatacctGAAACACCAACGTCGTAACCAAACATGAGACCACCGGTGGCAGCCATGATACATGAAATTATAACGATTGGAGTTATCTTTGCCTCAAAATCGTTGCCTCCGGCACTGGTGGCGAAACCTCCGCCAGCCATGGTTAACTAGCTAGTGCCGATCGATCAAAAACCTATATATAACGTACTAAAGTAGTTGAGATGATGGTGAATAGAAACTATGCATCCACATAtaatgcaatgcaattaattGGTGGAAAACAAAGATAAGATTAAAGAGGGAAATGGACAAAGTGAGAATAGAGTTGCTGAGAAATTTGAGCGCTGGAATTTTAGTGAAATGGTATTTATAAAAACTTTGGATAAGTGTTATGTTGACGTGTTGTACTTATGCTGACTATGACGATTTACTTACAGTCACCCACTCTTATGGCCCCACGTTGCTTcatttttcctttatttttgtcCTTAATATAGTATTTCTGaccccttaattttttttaatttgtaattttagTCCTCTTAATTTGTTTAGAGGTTTACCaccatataatttattttgaagacaaaaaaaatggaagcCTCGCTTGATAGGACATCTAGCACATTTGCAAGGAGTGACCATAGTGGGATTATGTTTGCTAACTTACTCTAACATATTTTTTAGTACGAGTGTGCGAATGAGTTTACAGTCATATAAACAAATAatgttaatatttaataattagtattattaatttttattgtcgGTGAAAATCGAACTCTCGACCTCCTTATCATTACACTCTTATCTCACTCATCCCTGCCACCAACCGTATTACTCCTGACTCGGGTATATTTGGCAAGACAAATTTTTGGTAATTGTCATTTTCTCATGAGTTTGtagtttgtttgtttgcttatagcttattttgtAAGCTAATTTAATatgcttatagcttatcatttcaatttgcttatagcttattatttcatgtaattttttttatatcattttgtatttataaccaaattcaaccgttaattttattaaatactaTAAATTGAATCAACTAATTTATTTCTGctattttttttctaacaaaAATGAGAATGTACTAAAATAAGCTGCCAACGGACTGCCTTAGTTTCTTCATTGTTGATAATGAATAGGGGATAAAATAGATGCAAGCCATGTTCTTGGAATAAAATTGAGTCATCCGAAAAACCCACTGCTCCATAGAATCGACTCATGAAGTAATATAACAAGCAGGACAATAGGCTTACATATGTGTGGCATTAGGAGGCAGATTGTATGTTGTTAGAGCTGACATCACTAAATAAATATGGTCTAAAAAGTAACAGTGCAACAcatactataaaaaataaaggctaaattgcagttttggctccccacgtttcataattgtgcgattttggcccaccacctttcaaatgtgcgattttggacCCCACGTTTGCCCCATTTTGCATTTTTTGGTTCTcattgactattttgaccaaaatttgctgacatgaaattttttttacacgtgtcttaattgtattgaccaaccaaaatttattattattttttaaaaaaaaaatcaaggaaaggtcacgtgactttttttttagagGGAACTTGCAGTTAGTTTATTCTATAATCTTCACTTCCAAAGTGTAGTTTGTTGAAGACTCATTATTCCCTTGTTATAGCAGGAATAAAAGCAAATATGGAAAGTAAAACTACAAAATATGGAACACAAACCAGTGAACCACACATTATGACCTATATAAGCTGCAAATACAATTGCCAGGGATTGATTCCAACAATTTACAACTGATAATCAGCATTAACTTTCTCATTGTCATACTCATCTTCAACAAACCTCCTCCAGAACCAATGTTGCTTCCATACTCTCTCAATCATCTCTTCAATCGGTATGTTCTTCGTCTCCGGcaccaagaaaaacacaaagatTGACATGATGAAAACCCATCcagagaagaacaagaagatgcCAAACTTGAAATGACACAACATGGATAGAAAAGCTTGTGCAATGACAAAGGTGAAGAGCAAATTGACACAAACAGTGACACTTTGTCCGGCCGAACGAGTCTCCAATGGAAATATCTCACTTGAAATAAGCCATCCAAGAGGACCTATAGACCAAGCAAAAGCAGACACGAAAGTGCAAACCAAGATAACTACGAAAATTGCGTAACCTTTTGAAAGGTTATCCGAATGATCAGCAACCTTGAACCCTAAAATGATAGCTATTACGACTTGAGACAAGAACATTTGTACACCGGCTTCCAATAACAACACCCGACGACCAACTTTATTCGATGTGGTAGAGACGGAATCATTATTTTTGTAACAgtcaatattaataattattagaATATGCCGATAGATACTTACTTGCAAGGCAACCGAAATGACAAGTTGAGGCCGGTTTTTGCGTTTGCGTAGGTTTCTAAAAGGGTGTTTAACCTCTTGAGCTATGCGACTGGCCTCAACAAGCTCCAAGAACTCAGGCTCAACGTTATCGGTACCACGAATCTTTTTGAGTACGGCTTTTCCTTCTTCCGTGCGGCCACGTTCAATGAGACTGTTGGGAGTGTCCACAACTAAGATGGCACCAATTGTTAGGAGAAGTGCTGGGATACCAGCCAATCCTAGAGATAGCCTCCAACCCCATCCACCTTTGATTCTACATTTGGTCACAACATCAAATAATTGTTGTGTCTCAACTAATTAAAACTACcaagtggctagaaaatccatcttaaaggtgaataagtgaagtgtacTGGGTTCGAACTcggactcctgcacatatagtgcgatgtccctatcaattgagctaagctcacggagaCTTTGTTTATTTAATATACACACTATCATCCATGAATTCAATTTCCTAAATACTACTCTTAAGATTTAAAACTGAGTACCAGACTTCaccactctttttttttttaaaagtaaattagGTATCTCGAGTTTGTGGGACTCAAATGGAGGGTAAATTTTCCCTAAAAGATTAAccactattttttcttttgataagaAAAGATTAACCACTATTGATTATGTATACCATTCTTCTGATTATGACTTATGCTTTATTATTAATCATTAATCAATCATCTTAATTGTTTTCATTTCCAATTAGCAACaaaattgaagaacaaaaaaaaagtacacgCAACAGCACATAAGAGATATACTAACTTGCTGGTTCCATAATTGACAAGGTTAGCAAACAAAATGCCAATAGTGACATTAAGTGAGAAAAGAATATTCAAAGCTCCGCGAATTCTTGAAGGAGCAATTTCAGAAAGAAACACTGGCACGGCCTGTAAtcaaattaaaccaaaaaaagtTACTTACATACTGAACCAATTAGTAAAAATTAACGTTTTTTTTATCGATGAAATTAAAAGCTTTTAATTAAGGGTGATGTtatcacaatttatttttaatttctttttttaaaaaaagaaccAATATATTTCTCTCTTGTGGTTTTTTTATCTGCAAAATGTAAAGTATTAGATGAAACAGTATAGAACAGAACAACACagaataaaatttaagataagattattttttatattttattttttatctgcaatttatttttgatttatttttattttgatattttagaaaaCTTATGcaaatgacaaaaaattgtctcGCAGTTCAATCGAGgaccaaaatttcaatttttgttaagTCCATTAACCTCTAATTTGTCCATTTCTAGAAATAGTTTCAAAATCAAACGAAATACAACTAAAATTGTCTTATctagtcttttattttttaacagatCAAACACACGTTAAACACTTTCATCCACCCTAACCTCTAAACCAGCCTTATATTATATCGACTTAACTCGAGTCTTATCATTAATAACTAATATACTTacttaataaaagaaataactAATATACTTATTATTCTCTCCATTcatttttaagtgtcgttttaaCATAAAATTCTTGAACTAAGATTGGAAATAGTTGGACTTTTTCCCcctattttacccttattttgaaaaaagaaatgtagttattgaaaaaaaaaattgattttatagaAAATGTGAAGTATGAGTTATTGAGAGATTAAAGGAACTGAGGGAGTATGTAATATTATTAGACAATAATAGTAATGTTTTCagttaaaaaagaagaaaataaaatacccAGCATCATTCACCTAAATGGCTAAATCAAATGTCATTTtctaagaaattaaataaaaatagaaaactaaACACATgcaatgaaaaaacaaaagggGGAAACATAATTGACATCAAACATTGTCAACATCACAATAATTCACAAGggatttatagaaaaaaaaaaaactataattgaGTCAAGAGTACTATTGATCAAGAATTTAACAAAATGAAAGAGTGGAAGAAAAAGAGGGCACCTGGTTAGCAAAACCAACTCCAAAACCAAGTAAGATTCTTCCAACTATAAGCATGGCAAGGTTTTGAGCAGCAGCATTGAAGATAACTCCACCAATGAAGAAAAAACCAGCTATCAACATCGTGAGTCTTCTCCCCAACACTCGAGTGGTATAGGATGCGAAGAAAGTGGCTGTTAAACCAGCTAGATACAAGGACGATGTAAATAATTGTAATCCTTGATTGTTGTATTTGCAGTAATTACTGTCTAATCCTTTTTCTAGCACTGTCTTTCTGTATACTGCTGGGAAGAACTTCTTCAAGAATGGTGGCATAGCTGTTACACCACCTATCATCATAATACAAATTTTGTTTctctataatataattttatattaattttgaacCATAATAGAAATGAGGTCATTAATTATATGATTAAAAGATgtagttaattaattatattcatcttataaaaattgaaacaaatagAGTAACAAGTAGTTTCACTCTGcgaaaagaaaatagaaagaaaagaaaattataccTGAAACACCAACGTCGTAACCGAACATGAGACCACCAGTGGCAGCCATGATACATGAAATTATGACTATCGGAGTTATTTTTGCCTCAAAATTGTTGCTGCTGGAGCCGGTGATGAAACCTCCGCCAGCCATGGTTAACAAGCTGGTGTTGCCGATCAAAAACTTAGATATATAACGTACTAAAATAATTGAGATGATGGTGAATCAAAACTATGATTATATGTATGCATCCACATAtaatgcaatgcaattaatCAGTGGAAAACAAAGATTATATAAAGAGGAAATTAGACAAAGTGAAGTGGCCAAAGTTGACTGACTATGACCACTCTTCCGGCTACACTTATTTGGGCCATAAATAAAGCTAACTAAATACATTAGACATACTGTATATCTAAAGATTAAGTGACCTAAGTAAGAGTTATAGACCttaaatctaaatataaaaaatctagaCACGCGCTCATCAGAATATATAACTTATTCgctaatagaaaaaaataaaggatatataacatattcatttaaaaaattcatattattgCCCTCCTTTATGTACCAAAaagtattatttaatttatttatattttattttttcatacttTTGTGtatgtcaaaataatttttattgacctTGTGACTAAGTAAGAATTACCCCCACTTTTATGCCCTACGttgcttttcattttttctttttgtggagtacaaattttctctttgttgtattttttttaaaggctTGCGAGTCATTGCCATTTAATCTATTCTTTTTTGAGTAATctagaaaaatgttaaaagagCAAGGTTGTCTAAAGGCCAAGTAATCTCTGGAAGAGTTTTAGGCCTCataattttggttaaaaaaagatcccaatttttttttaaaattagttatAAATACATAATAGTTTAACCGGCACATTTGGTTAAGTGATGAGGTTCCATGCATGTTCTAAGACCTAGTCTCatattcaacaaaaattaatttaaatttttaagtttagtattatatttttgaaagtcTCGTTATAAAGTTTGTTGGCTAGCCCTGTAAAAGAGTATCTTAAAACAattgttaaagaaaaaaaaaattgacttgaGAAAGGATGtcacaattatttttattttattttaggagtTTTAGGAGGATGAATCTTCACATTAAAAACTTTAAGAGTCATAAATTTTACCATTTTTGGTAATCTCATTTTCTTACGGGTTGatagcttatttttacttgCTTAATACTATTTTGGTAAGCTAATTCAATTAACGTAAACtttatatcttatattttttttcctttcaattttacTCTAGTCAtcttatttacaaaaaaaaaacagttaggTTTACCTTTATATAGATTTTGTTGATATTATTGTTTATGTTCGAATCTTTATTTTATCTctatactatttttttcttcatcaaggTTTTATCCCATTAGATTTTCTTTGGTGAGGTTTTTAATGAAGTAGAGAAATTCTTACACCatgggttttggtctagtcccctcAAGATTCTTTGTatctttcttattttattttattttaataaatttcacAAGGATACTTTTAGGTGGTTTCTTGGGAGTGTTAACATAGATGTCACATTTGTACTCTTGTGgcctttattaaaaaaattaaaaaatcttacttaaaaaaaatgaaatatgaatTAAACTTATCTTTCttatatcattttatatttataagaaaGTTTAATCGTTAAATTTATTAAGCACCACAAATTCAATCGTTAAGTTTATCTGCTATAAATTATCTTATAAGCTATttgctataagctaacttatcaaTTATTCGCTATTTTTTTGTCGAAATTCTCTTAAAATGGTAACAGAAAATTTAGAGACTaatatttgaaacaaatttttAGAGGGAACTTGCAGTTAGTTTGTTCTATAATCTTCACTTCCAAACTAAAGCTGAAGCTATAACATTAGAGTATTTTCTTGAAGTAAAACGACAAAATATAACATAGAATAGAACATAAACCACACATTtggaaattaaataattaatccatATTATTGTTTCCATAGCAAAATTTGTATGTAACAAACTTTTCACAAAAAAAGAAACAGAGGAGgggtaaaaaagaaataaaatccaAAACAGGATAGTTAATTTGTGATTGCAATGATAACTTgcttaatattatatattttctctAGAGACTAAAATACTCATATTTGGTATTTGCAAGAAACTCCACCAATTTACAACTGATAATCAGCATTGGCTATTTTCTCATTGGTATACTCATCTTCGGTAAATCTCTTCCAGAACCAATGTTTCTTCCATACTCTCTCCGTCATCTCTTCAATCGGTATGTTCTTCGTCTCCGGcaccaagaaaaacacaaagatTGACATGATGAAAACCCAActagagaagaaaatgaaaatgccAAATTTGAAGTGGCACAACATAGATAGAAAAGCTTGTGCAATGACAAATGTGAAGAGCAAGTTTACACAAACAGTGACACTTTGTCCGGCGGAACGAGTCTCCAATGGAAATATCTCACTTGGAATAAGCCATCCAAGAGGACCCCAAGACCAAGCAAAAGCAGACACAAAAGTGCAAAC
It contains:
- the LOC123905432 gene encoding sugar transport protein 13-like; protein product: MFLSQVVIAIILGFKVADHSDNLSKGYAIFVVILVCTFVSAFAWSIGPLGWLISSEIFPLETRSAGQSVTVCVNLLFTFVIAQAFLSMLCHFKFGIFLFFSGWVFIMSIFVFFLVPETKNIPIEEMIERVWKQHWFWRRFVEDEYDNEKVNADYQL